Sequence from the Rhodococcus jostii RHA1 genome:
CAACGTCGGGTCGTCGACCCGGTTCCATTCGTAGTCCCACAACAACGACAGCTCGGTCTCCCGGCGGCGAAGCGCATCGACCAGATACGCGAACCGGCCACTGAGCACCTTCAACTCGACGCCCGGGTGCCGAGTCTTGAATTCCTTGACCACGAGCGGCAGCAGCGACGAACCGGCCGTGGGGAAGGTGCCGATCGCCAGCACACCTGCGCGCAGCCCTTTGATCTCCGCAAGCTCGGCATCGGCGGCCTCGAGTTCGATCAGGATGCGTTCGGTGTGCCGGACCACCGACCACCCGGCCTCGGTCAGCACGATGCCGCGCGCGTGCCGCTCGAGGAGTGGTTGGCCGGCTTCCTTCTCCAGCTTGGCGATTTGTTGGGAGACAGCCGAAGTGGTGTACCCGAGCGCCGCCGCTGCCGCGGTGATCGAGCCGTGCTCGGCGACCTCGCGCAGCGTGAACATCCTGGTCGTGTCCAGCACCCACCCACCTCCAGACTTTAGAAGAAGTTAACGTCTGTCGACATACCCGTGATTGTAGTTGAACCGTGCGGGTGTCAGTCTGAAGTGGCGGCAGCGGCGGCTCCGCACGCCCGGCCGCACCGCGACACCTGCTGGTACCCACCCGTCGGGCGACACTCGTCCGCAGCGAAGCGCCGCACCCCGTATCAATTCACCCCACACGCGAGGACAGCCCATGACTGCACACCCGAGTGACATCCACTCGCCTGACGACCAGGCCGACGAGACCACGGGCGTCGGCTCTACTCCGGCGCGCGGTCCCTTGCACGGCATTCGTGTCCTCGACATCAGTACCGTCTATGCGGCACCGATCACTGCGATGATGCTCGGTGACTACGGCGCCGACGTCATCAAGATCGAGCACCCCACCGGCGATCCCGCCCGCACACACGGAGCACGCAAGAATGGCCACGGACTGTGGTGGAAGGTCATCTCCCGGAACAAGACATGTATCACCCTCAACCTCGGCACGGCCGAGGGCCAGCAGATGCTCCGCGATCTCGTCGTCGATGCCGACGTGCTGGTGGAGAACTTCCGCCCCGGCGTACTCGAGAAGTGGGGCCTCGGCCCGGACCGGCTCCGTGACCTCAACCCAGGACTGGTCATGCTGCGGGTCACCGGCTTCGGTCAGTCCGGACCCTACGCCGAACGCCGAGCATTCGGCACCCTCGCCGAGGCAATGAGCGGATTTGCCCACCAAACCGGAAGCGAGGACGGTCCGCCAACGCTGCCGCCGTTCGGTCTCGCCGACGGTGTCGCCGGACTTGCCGGCGCCTTCGGCGTGGTGACCGCGCTGCTGCACCGCAACAGTCCGGCCGGCGACGGCAAAGGTCAGGTCATCGACCTATCTCTGCTGGAGCCGCTGTTGGGGATCCTCGGCCCCGGCCCCACCGCGCACGACCAGCTCGGCACCATCGCCGGCCGCAACGGCAACCGCTCCCCGAACAATGCCCCGCGCAACACCTACCTCACCAAGGACGGGCGGTGGGTCGCCATCTCCGCGAGCGCCACCTCCGTGGCCGCGCGGGTCATGCGCCTGGTCGGCCGACCCGACATCGTCGAACAACCCTGGTTCGAGTCCGCCGGCGAACGCAGCCGCAACGGTGACCTGCTCGACGAGGCGGTCGCCAAATGGATCGCAGACAGACCGCTGCACGAGGTCACAGCCGAATTCGAACGCGTCGGCGCCGCACTGGCACCGATCTACGACGTCGCGCAACTGATGAACGATCCGCACGTCCTCGACCGCGACTGCATCACCACCATCGACGACGAGGACCTCGGCCCGATCAAGATGCAGAACCTCATGCTCCGCATGCTCGGAACACCCGGTGCGATCAACTTCGCCGGCCGCCGACTCGGCCAGGACAACGAGCAGTTCTACCAGAACACTCTCGGCATCGACCCGGACCGACTGACCGCACTCACCGAGAAGGGCGTCCTGTGATGGACCGCAGCTACCTGTTCGCGCCCGGCCACAACCTGAAACTGCTCAGCAAGGTATTCGACGCCGGCGCGGACGCCGTCATCCTCGACCTCGAAGACGCGGTACCTCCTACCGAGAAGGAGACCGCGAGAGCGAACGTCGCATCCGTCATCACCACCCGAACCGCATGGGTGCGGATCAACGCGCCGGGGACCGAACTGGCGGACGCTGATCTAGAGGCCGTCGCCACGTCCGCGCACGGCATCCGCATCCCCAAGGTCGAAACACTCGACGACATCCGCTGGGTCACGGACCGGGCGCCCGGAAAGCCACTGATCTGCGCCATCGAGACCGCGAAAGGTGTTGCCAACGCCTTTGCGATCGCCGGCCACCCGGCGGTCACGCATCTCGCGCTCGGCGGTATCGATCTTAGAAGAGACCTCGGCACGGGCGACGGCGACATTCCCATGCAGTACGCGCGCTCCCACCTCGTCGTCGCGGCCCGCGCGGCCGGCATCGCCCCACCGATCGACAGCGTCTACCCGCACATCCATGACACCGACGGACTCGTCCGCCAGGCCGCCCACAGCCGTGACCTCGGCCTTTTCGGCAAGTCCGCCATCCACCCCGCTCAGCTTCCAGCCATCCACACCACGTTCAGTCCGCGACAGGACGAAATTGACTGGGCACGAAAGGTTGTCGACGCATTCGAGCACGCCGGCGGCGCTGCGGTGCGATTGTCCGGAGGCGAATTCGTCGACCTCCCCGTCGCGGAACGGGCACGGAAAATACTGGCTTCCGCCCACGCCTGACGAACCGGGCGGTACCCCCGCCTGTGTGCCGCCGGACTTCACGGCAGGCCACACTGTTTGCTGAGATGAGCCCGGCGGCCGAGTACCACTTGCGGCGTCGCAATCTCACCAGCCCTCCCGCCGATGTCCGCGGCCGTCCTGAACGGCAAAGACGACTGCAACACCCGAAACTCCCGCAATCCGCCTCTGTCTATCTCGAGGCGGCGATCCTGATCGCATCGAACCATGGAGTCGAAGGTGCCGTGCACGGAGGCTGTGCCGATTAGTTGCAGCTCGACCTACGGTCGTCATGGGAATTGTCCCGGGATCTCTGAACAGCGTCGAGACCTCCGGGTATCTGCGACGCAAGCGGGCTCGGTGGGGTCGCCGAACATTTCGAGTTGCCGATCAAGACCGTTCGTCCCTACGACGTGGTCAGCCAAGTTCGGGTCGAACGCAGGCAGCACCAGCTCGTCGGCCGCAGCTCAGTCGGAGGAATGGCCGACCAGCCCCAATCCGCATCTGCTCATCTCGACGCACGGTGCGCACGCGGAGAACATCCCGCCCCTCGCGGTGCTCACGATTGCGCTCGTCTTTCGTGGACTGCAACTGTAAGCGCACGGCATTCGTAGTGACCGCTCTTGTACGAGGCATCCATCACCGAAGATCCCGTACTCCTCACACGTGTCTCGGCTCATCAGCCCCGCCGCGATGCATCGTGCACACCGACTCCCTGTACCGAACCTCGATCCCGGGGCATCGGCGACGCCGAACACCGCGACATGGACAGCTTCGTGGATTTGGCTTGGGTGGCACTGTTCCTACAGATTGTGCAGCGCCCGCAGGCCGTCGGTGAATTACGGGCAACCCACCTTCATCGCCGGAGTGTTGCCGGGGGCGTCTCGCCGAACTTCTCTCGGTACTGCACGGAGAAGCGTTCGAGATGCACGAATCCACACCTGCTCGCCGCATCGGAAACCGTCGTCGTCGACGGATCGGCGTCGAGTAGCCAGGCGCGTACAGTTTTCATGCGAACCTCGCGCAGATATCCCATCGGGGTCGTGCCGTAGTACTTCTTGAAACCGTCTTGAAGCGCCCGAACGCTGATGCCCGTAGCCGATGCGACATCCTCGACAGTGAGCAGTTCGTCCGCGTGGTGTTCGAGTATTTCGACCGCGCGGCGAATCGTTCGAGGCGCCGCCGGCACTGGCCGCTGCAACGCCTCTGTGTAGTTATTGGGCTGGGCCACAATGAGTTGACTGAGCAGAAGCCGCTCGAACTCTTTCATAACGATCGGCTCGTTCGACAGTGAGCCACCGTTTTCCATTTCGCCCCGCAATAGCTCGAGCACGTCGCGCCAAGAGCGAATGCCGGTTCGCTCCAGTTCCATTCGAAGGTCGAACCGGAGTGGCTCGCGGAGCGGGGCCCCGAGCGCCTCTTGTACTTGCCGCTCCAGACCCTGGCGATCGATCCGAACAATCAGCTGCCGGTTCCCCTTGCGCCATTCCATGGTCGTCGACCCTCCGGGTTGGAGGATCGATGCGACAGCCGGTGTTGACTCGAATGTTTTTGCACCCCAATTTATTTCCGCCACTTCAGAGAGGGGAATCTGAACGAGATAGAAGTCGTCGAGATCGCTCGGGCGAATGCGCATACCGGTGCCGTATTCCAGGTAGTGCAGGCCGATAGTTCCGGCGGCGGCCGAGTGAAACCTGCAGGACGCCGCACCGTCGCCACCTGTGGGTTCGAGCGTATGAAGTAAGAAGGCGGAACCGACCACCGATCGCACCTGGTCCAGATCGACGCACCTCGACGCCCAATTCGTCGAGTAGTCCTCGAAAGGCCTCCAGCAGTCGTGCAGAGCCTCCCTCGACCACAGGCAGACCGAAACCGTGGACCGTTGCCGCCAGCACCGAAATCATGAAGCCGCCGGAGGCATTATCCGGCGACAGACCTCACGTCAAGTTGTCCACGGACGGCCTGTTCGTATGGTTCGAAGTCATCACCACCGGCGGCACTACGCTGTTCTGGTCGGTTTGCCAACAGCGACCATGTCGCGTACGAAAGTCGACTGGAGCTGGACCGTCTGTGGATGGCGGACTCTGCGCCGAAAGCGAGGCGGATCGCCGCGCAACCGTTGTGGCTGAGCGGACCCGATGGAGCGCCCCGCGAACGTTGACAATGCCTGCGCCGTCGGCGGAAAGTTGAGCAGGGAACTTGTGACCCGATCTGTCAAGTCGGTAAGTAGGTGAGAAGCATGAGCGCAACCGATCCCCCACCGCTGGTCGTCGTGCCGCCGGGGGCCGGGCAGACCGGTGACCTGGGCCCGATCGGGGTCGAATTCAAGCTGTGGGGCCGTGACACCGGTGGGGTGTTGTCGGTCGTCGAGCACCCGTTCCCGGTCGGTGCGCTGGTGCCGCCGCATCTGCATACGCGGGAGGACGAATTCTCGATAGTTACTCAGGGTGTGATCGGATTCCGCTCCGGCGACCGGGAGGCCGTTCTCGAACCCGGCGGATACATCACAAAACCCCGGGGTGAGATGCACGCCATGTGGAACGCCGGCACCGTCCCGGCGCGCATGATCGAGATCATCAGTCCGGCAGGCTTCGAACATTGCTTCCTGGAAATGTCCGAACTGGTCGCCGCCGGCGAACCGGATGTCACCCAGATCGCCGCACTTGCCGAGCGCTACGGTCTGCAATTCGGCGAACCCGACTGGTTGCCCGACGTGATCGCCCGGTATGCCCTGACACCGCCGTGAGCCCCGCTCGAGCCTCGACGCATGCAGTGTCGTTCACTGGTCGGGGCTGCTCAGCTCGGCCAGTCGATGAGCCGAAGACAGCTTCGGAGTAGGACGGCCACGGCCACCGGAAGGCGCCCGGCTTCGGCGAATAGTGGATTCGTTTGTGGACGAGGCGTTCTCGTCGTTCGCAAGGAAGGGTCAACGCGCGCCTGCGGTGGTTCTGGTTTGTCTCACGGTTCGGCCACCGCATTTCTGTCTGAGATTCCTGACATCTCTTCTGTCGTCCGTCACCGGCGTGACAGAGGCCGGAGAGGTAGAGGAACATGGAAGAAATGAAAGTGGTGCGGCTCCACGCCTATGGCGGACCGGAGAATCTGGTCTACGAGGATGCCCCCCGTCCGGAGCCTGCCGGGGACGAACTCGTGGTGCGGGTGCAAGCTGCAGGGGTCAACGTGTTGGACTGGTTGCTGGGAGAAGGCGGGTTCGAACAGTTTCCCGATGTTCTGCTGCCGTGGATTCCGGGGTGGGACATCTCGGGAGCAGTGGAAGTGGTCGGTAACGGCGTCAGCGGGTTCCAGCAGGGCGACAGCGTCTACGGAATGGTTCGGCTGCCCGAACCCGGCAACGCCTACGCCGAGTACACGGCGGTCCCCGCCAGTCAGGTCGTCACCAAGCCGCCCATCCTGGACCACATACACGCGGCGGCGGTGCCGATGACCGGATTGACGGCGTGGCGTGCCCTCGTCGACGAGGCCGGTCTACAACGAGGGCAGCGCGTGTTGATCCATGCCGCCTCGGGCGGTGTCGGCCATCTGGCCGTGCAATTTGCGAAGGCCTTGGGAGCGCACGTGGTCGCAACCGCGTCCGGCTCCAACCGGGAGTACGTGAACTCGCTCGGCGCCGACGAGTTCGTCGACTACCGCGAGCAGCGGTTCGAGACGTCGGTGGCTCCGGTTCATGCCGTGATCGACACGGTCGGCGGCAAAGTCCAACAGCGGTCCCTCGACGTGCTGACGCGAGCCGGGGTTCTCGTCGCCCTGCCGGCAGAGGTCCCGGACGTGGTCAAGGCCGAAGCCGAGCGACGCGGTATACGAACGCGACACTTCAGCGTCGAACCGAATTCTGACACGCTGACCAAGATCTCCCGGCTCGTCGATGACGGCAGAGTGCGGCCCACGGTCAGCTCGGTGTATCCCCTCGCCGAGGCGCAAGCTGCCCACGAAGAGGGCCGGGCAGGACACGTCCGAGGGAAGCTGGTCCTCGACGCGACCACGGTTGCTTCCTGACCAGCGTGCTTCGAAAAGGGCGCCGGCTGCTGCCCGCAATGCGCTGTGCGCCTGTCTCGCCCGGTGAAGGTTCGGCTTGCGGACAATCCGGGATGAGCAACAGACAATTGATGCGGGCCTGTCGATACCTCACCCGGGTCCATCGTCATCGCGAACGCGGACCGCGGCGCGGACCTGTCACAGGCCATCGGGGCGCTATCGGCCAGACCGTCACGTCAGCGCAGATACTCCGGGGCCGTCGAGATCGCCCAGCGCCGACTTGCGCCCCGATATTGCCATGAGCAGTGATAGTGCCGGGCCACAGACTTCTGGGCCATCGCCGATCGACACGTCTGCGTCGGTGGCCCGCAACTGGACCGAGTCAATGAGTTGCTTCGCACCCCCCAGGGATACCGGGGTGCGCGCCTGATACCGCAACGATCTGACGACCGCCTCCGACGGATATATACGGTTGATGCCCAGCGGCCGCCGGATGTCTTCGCCATGGACGACCTCTTCGACCAGTCTGCTGTCGAGCGGTGCTGGCGGCGTCGACGTACGTGTTGCTACCTGCTGAAGCCGGGCAAGCGTTTGGCGGGGTGTGGCGCCGCGTTCGCGTTCGACGCCTTGGGCGTTTTGGCGATCGAAGTTGAAGCGCGCCCGGGCCATATTGCGCACGATGCCGAGGCGGGTTGTCTTCGCGTTGTTGATCAAGTGTGCGGCGACGTCGTGCACGGTCCAGTCACCACAGAGTGAGGGGTGGTCCCACTGGTCGTCGGTGAGGTCGGTGAGGTCATCGATCAGCGCCGCACGCTCCGCATGCACGATCGGCCAGACATCATTCATGAAGCCAGTGTGACAAATTCTGCCCGCCACCGACTGGATTGGACCCGACGCCTGACGGCCGGATCGTCCCCGCTGGTGGTTTGTATCCAGGGCGCGACCAAAACTGGGATGACCCGCTCCATCCTCTACCGATCGACGATGCGGTAGAACGCCTCGGCGGCGTGCGCGAGCGCGTCGATGGCGTTTCGCCGATTCACCGAAAGCAGCCTCGTCGTAGCCGACTCCCTGAGGTAGGCCGCCCCTGCTTGGTCATACGGGACGTTCACGCCGGAGGCTGTCGTGATCAGCGGGATGACCCAACCCTGTAACCTGTAAAAGCTCGTAATGTGGTTATTACACGGAGTTAGCCGCCACCCACGAGACGACGGAGTCCGCTGTGATACACGCGCCAGAGCTCTCGGTCCGACCGCTTGCGGCAGATACCTGGGAGGACTTCGAGACCGTCATGGGCGCGCGCGGCGGTGCCGGCGGCTGCTGGTGCATGCACTGGCGGTTGAGCATCGCCGAGTGGATGGAGAACAAGGGCGACGGCAACAAGGCCGCCATGCGCGCCCTTGCCGAGCGCGATACGCCACCGGGAGTCGTGGGATATCTCGATGCCGAGCCGGTGGCCTGGTGCGCCTTCGGGTATCGCTCGGACTTCCCCGCATGCAGCGCTCGGCGCTCCTGAAACCTGTCGACGACAAACCCGTGGTCTCGCTTGCGTGCCTGCTCATCAAGAAGGATCACCGGGGTGACGGTCTGTTGGCGGCGTGGATCGCCGCGGTGTGCGACTACCTGGCCGAGACCCCGCAGACACGAACGGTCGAGGCGTATCCGGTCGAACCGCCTGCTGGGCGCACGGCGGGACGGGACACGGCGATGACCGGCATCGCCAGCGCCTTCACCGCAGCCGGGTTCACCGAGGTTGCCAGGCCTAAGCACGACCGCCCTGTCCTGCGCTACGAGCTGCCGTGACCACCGCCACGGCCTGGGTCGAGGACCACTTCATCGCCGGTGACGCCGCGCTCGACTTCGCCAACACCGTCTACCGCCGCACGCCCGAACTCGGCGCCGAGCTGTTCACCAACGCCGAAGCACTCGTCACCTGGCTCGACCGGGCCCACCTGCTACCTGCGACGGAGCCTCCGGAACGCGCCTTCGCCGACACCGCGGCCGCCCTGCAGGAGGCTCGCGCATTGCGTGCGCTGTTCTGGACAGTCTTCGACGCGCAGAAGGACGGCCACAACATCCCCGCGGACGCCTTCGCACGGCTACTCGGCACCGCCCGTCGCGGCAGCGACACCATCAACCTTGCGTCCGACGGCTCCATGACTCCACTGGCCGCTGAGGGCGTGTTCACGATCCTGGCGCTGCGCGCCATCACCCTCGTGCTCGCCCCACCACCGCAAGGAGTACGCGCCTGCGACAGCTGCGGCTGGTTCTTCATCGACTCCTCCCGCAGCCGCCGTCGCCGCTGGTGCAGCATGAAGACCTGCGGCAACCAAGCGAAAGCCGCCCGCTACCGCTCGACCCACCCGTGATGAGTATGTCCAGCATCTGGTTCTCAGCGTCGCACGGCCCGATGCCCAGCCCCGTCGCCGATGCTCAAACCCTCACGCACTGCCCGCCGAGCAGCCCCTCCGAGTCACGTCTCCGCCAACCCAAGTTCGCAGCGAGTCCGACAGCCGGGGACTCGCTCCCCAGCGCTTGGGCGCTATCGCATCGGGCACTGCCCAGTCGGATTGAGAAACCCCGCATGAAAACGCGACTCGCCACGTTCAGCGTCCACCAGAGCGATCTGTAGTAACACCACCGTTCGCCAGTGGTGTGCAACGTGCCCGCAGCAAGTGAAATCGGGGGTGGTGAGGAGCAAGCCCCTCACACCACCCCGAGCCCGAGCCCGTCAACGCCGACTGACCCAGCCTACCGGAGCCCCGCGGTAAGACTCCGCCGTCCATGCGAGCCGAACGACCTGTGCCGGAACTTGTTCCGCGGACCCGGTGGCATGAAAGATCAGGACTCGCCCTGCCTGTGTTCGATGACCCAGGCCGCGATCTGAGTCCGGGAGGTGAACCCCAGTTTGGACAGAATGTGCTCGACATGGCCCTGAGCGGTGCGCTGGGAAATGACGAGTTTGTCGGCGATCGCCCTGTTGGTCAATCCCTCGGCGACCAGCTCGGCGACCTGCCGCTCCCGCCGCGTGAGAGGCGTCGACCCCGGCCCGACCGCCGCGGCGGTCGGACCACTCTCGTCGAGGGCGTACCCGGCGGCCTCCTCGAACCGCATCCCGAGACCGCGCCCGAACTCTGCCTCGAACGCGCGGTCACCGATTGCCCCGCGGGCCTTCTCCTCGCACCGGGCGTGGTGGACGAGCAGCCTCGGGTAGAGGATGCTGGGGCTGCAGCCGGCCCGCGCGAGGGCCTCAGCGGCACCCATCAGCGTGGCCGCCCGCCGAGGAGCACCCTCATCCACCGCGACCCACGACAGGACCTCGATGCACCCCGCGCCGCCGGTGCGGTCATCAACTGACCGGGCGAGCTGCAGCCCCTGCATGACAAGCTCTTTCGCCCCGGAATACTCGCCTCGCCGCCACGCCCCCATCCCCGCACCCCACAGCGCCCAGCCCCGGTACATGAACTCGCCGCGCGATTCGGTCAGCGCAAGCATCGCGCGCTGACACTCCTCGCTCCGCGCCCAGTCTTCGGCCGCGTCACTGGCCGCCGCGAGCCCGGACAGGGACCAGATCATGTACAGCACGTTGCCGTCGTCTCGGAACACTGCGAGCGAGGATTCGAAGTGCTTACACGCTGCCCGGGCATCCAGGGTGATCAGTGCGTGCTGGCCGGCGGCATCGTCCATCAGTGCCGCGGCGGTGCGATCGCCGAGCTGCGCCGCCAGGGCACTGCCGCGCTGAACATAGATTGCCGACGCGTCAGCGTCACCGTGCAGCCCGGACAGCACACTGAGCACGTACAACGCCGTGATCTGTTCGAGCCCGGGTTCGTCGCCGCGCACCGCGAGAAGCTGCGCCAGCCACCGCATCCCCTCGCGCGGCTTGCCCCGCACCCGCCAGTACGGGTACATCGCGCCCGCCATCCGAATCCCCGCGTTCGCCTCGAGCGGGCCGGTCAGGCAGAACTGCAGAGCCGCAACGACGTTGGACTGCTCAGCGTCGAGGCGCAGGGTCCAGGACAGCTGCCGCGAACTGATCCAATCGGACTCCGCCCGCAGCACCAGGCGTGCGTACCAGTCCCGGTGCCGCCGCAGCAATGATGCGAATTCGCCGGTCTCCTGCAACCGTTCCACCCCGTAGTCACGCAGCGTCTCGAGCATCCGGTACCGCGCCGCACCTCCCGTCTCCTCCCGGAGCAGGATCGATTTGTCGATCAGCGACGCCACCACGTCGACAACCTGTTCCCGCGTCATGCCGCCGGAACAGATCCCTTCCGCCGCGTCGAGCTCGAAGCCGCCGGCGAACACCGTCAGCCGTCCCCACATCTCCCGCTCCGCCCAGGTACACAAGTCGTAGCTCCAGTCGATACTCCCCAGGAGAGTCTGCTGGCGGGACGGCGCACCGCGGCTACCCGTCGTCAGCAAGGTGAAGCGGTCGGTCAATCGGTGCAGGATCTGCTCGACCGACATCACCCGCAGCCGCACCGCCGCCAACTCGATCGCCAGCGGCAGACCGTCCAGGCGCCGGCAGATCGCCGCGACAACGCCCTCGTTGCTCTCGGTGATCTCGAAACCCGGCACCGCCGTCGCCGCGCGTTCGGTGAACAGGGTCATCGCCTCGTAATGGCCAAGCCCCCCGCCGGCCACCGACCGCTGCCTCGCCTCCGGCAGCGTCAGCGGCGGCACCCGCAGCACGGCCTCGCCCCCGATTCCGAACGGCTCCCGGCTGGTCGCGAGAATCCGCACGTCCGGACAGCTGCGCAGAAGGGTTTCCGCGAGGTTTGCGACCGGGCCGACGAGGTGCTCGCAGTTGTCCAGCACGAGCAACAACTTCCGCGGCGTCAGATACTCGACTAGCTGCGTTTCCGGGGCGCCGGGGCCCTCGCGCAGGTTCAACGCCGAGAGCACCGTGTCGACGACCGCGCCCGGGTCGTACAGTTCCCCCAACCCGACCGACCACACACCGTCGTCAAACGCACGAGACGAATCGGCGGCGACCCGCAGCGCGAGCCTGGTCTTTCCCACACCCCCCACACCGGTCAACGTCACAAGCCGCGACACGGACAGTAGACGGCGGATCTCGGCGATCTCATGACGGCGGCCGACGAAACTCGTCAATTCGTAGGGGAGGTTCCCCACGTTCGCCGTGCCGCCGGAAGGCATGAAACCGTCACTTTCATCTCACATCCCCTTGCCGACCACGGTACCTTCGTCGCCACGACGCGATCCGGTCCTCGATTACCCTCTCGCTACTGTCTCGTGGCTCTGCACGGATGATCACCGTGCTGAGCGCCCCCACTTCGCCCGCGGCGGGTGCGACAACTGCGGGGGCTCGCCGAGTACCGGCCACCGGTGGGATAATCCACCTAGGAGGATCGTCCAGCCCGAAGACGATGTCCTTGCAAAAACGTCGACCCCGGCCCAGGGCCTCAGGACCGCCCGAGTGCGCCGGGGTCGGCCCACAGAGGACGGGTGTCATCCGGCAACCGACGGCGTGCGGACAACACCGGGGAACCCACAACCGACTGCAGGGTTCCGATTCCGTGCCGCTCTTCTCTGACATGCGGTAACAAGTCGGAGCCCGTCACCGACGTACTAGGTGTCGTAGTCAACGATGACGGACCCGAACAGCGGGTGCTGGACTCGAAAGGCGAGCAGGCAGATGAACGAACTGCCGAGAAAACGACCCCGGCCGTGGGTACTACCACGGGAGCTGTCCGCGTGGCTCGACACGAGCCACGCGGGTAACGAGGGCAGGTGAGAGGTTTGGCTAGGGGCATCAAGCGCAACGGCGATCCCGATGCCGATCCCCCAGGAGACGACGCACCGGTGAACGTCGCGGCGGTACGCCGCGACGACGCTTTGATCGACGCGATCGCCGGCGGCGGTCCCGTCGCAACGGATTCGCCGGAACAGGACCAGCTCGCGCTCCTGCTGACCAATTGGCGCGCCGACATCGTGGCGACACCGATGCCGACCGGGCCGCTGCTCGACGACGTGATCGCGGCGATCGACGCCTCGGACGCCCGTTCCGCACGCAGCGCCGCCCGCGGAAAGCTCCGCTTGTTGCGACCCATCGCAGGCGCTGCCGCCGCGATCGCGGTCGT
This genomic interval carries:
- a CDS encoding HpcH/HpaI aldolase/citrate lyase family protein, giving the protein MDRSYLFAPGHNLKLLSKVFDAGADAVILDLEDAVPPTEKETARANVASVITTRTAWVRINAPGTELADADLEAVATSAHGIRIPKVETLDDIRWVTDRAPGKPLICAIETAKGVANAFAIAGHPAVTHLALGGIDLRRDLGTGDGDIPMQYARSHLVVAARAAGIAPPIDSVYPHIHDTDGLVRQAAHSRDLGLFGKSAIHPAQLPAIHTTFSPRQDEIDWARKVVDAFEHAGGAAVRLSGGEFVDLPVAERARKILASAHA
- a CDS encoding AraC family transcriptional regulator; translation: MVGSAFLLHTLEPTGGDGAASCRFHSAAAGTIGLHYLEYGTGMRIRPSDLDDFYLVQIPLSEVAEINWGAKTFESTPAVASILQPGGSTTMEWRKGNRQLIVRIDRQGLERQVQEALGAPLREPLRFDLRMELERTGIRSWRDVLELLRGEMENGGSLSNEPIVMKEFERLLLSQLIVAQPNNYTEALQRPVPAAPRTIRRAVEILEHHADELLTVEDVASATGISVRALQDGFKKYYGTTPMGYLREVRMKTVRAWLLDADPSTTTVSDAASRCGFVHLERFSVQYREKFGETPPATLRR
- a CDS encoding CGNR zinc finger domain-containing protein; this translates as MTTATAWVEDHFIAGDAALDFANTVYRRTPELGAELFTNAEALVTWLDRAHLLPATEPPERAFADTAAALQEARALRALFWTVFDAQKDGHNIPADAFARLLGTARRGSDTINLASDGSMTPLAAEGVFTILALRAITLVLAPPPQGVRACDSCGWFFIDSSRSRRRRWCSMKTCGNQAKAARYRSTHP
- a CDS encoding cupin domain-containing protein gives rise to the protein MSATDPPPLVVVPPGAGQTGDLGPIGVEFKLWGRDTGGVLSVVEHPFPVGALVPPHLHTREDEFSIVTQGVIGFRSGDREAVLEPGGYITKPRGEMHAMWNAGTVPARMIEIISPAGFEHCFLEMSELVAAGEPDVTQIAALAERYGLQFGEPDWLPDVIARYALTPP
- a CDS encoding maleylpyruvate isomerase family mycothiol-dependent enzyme, which translates into the protein MNDVWPIVHAERAALIDDLTDLTDDQWDHPSLCGDWTVHDVAAHLINNAKTTRLGIVRNMARARFNFDRQNAQGVERERGATPRQTLARLQQVATRTSTPPAPLDSRLVEEVVHGEDIRRPLGINRIYPSEAVVRSLRYQARTPVSLGGAKQLIDSVQLRATDADVSIGDGPEVCGPALSLLMAISGRKSALGDLDGPGVSALT
- a CDS encoding LysR family transcriptional regulator translates to MLDTTRMFTLREVAEHGSITAAAAALGYTTSAVSQQIAKLEKEAGQPLLERHARGIVLTEAGWSVVRHTERILIELEAADAELAEIKGLRAGVLAIGTFPTAGSSLLPLVVKEFKTRHPGVELKVLSGRFAYLVDALRRRETELSLLWDYEWNRVDDPTLTYHHVMNDPTVLLVSERHRLADRDSIRIAELRDESWVVRADDHPVAQTLEKLCQQGGFTPRTSVFAHDYGEVQAMVAVELGVAIAPRLAVLNLRPDVRSIPLATRPPQRRILVAHLTERRLSPAAQEGIAVCAAAAHQLQEGFEAG
- a CDS encoding NADP-dependent oxidoreductase — its product is MEEMKVVRLHAYGGPENLVYEDAPRPEPAGDELVVRVQAAGVNVLDWLLGEGGFEQFPDVLLPWIPGWDISGAVEVVGNGVSGFQQGDSVYGMVRLPEPGNAYAEYTAVPASQVVTKPPILDHIHAAAVPMTGLTAWRALVDEAGLQRGQRVLIHAASGGVGHLAVQFAKALGAHVVATASGSNREYVNSLGADEFVDYREQRFETSVAPVHAVIDTVGGKVQQRSLDVLTRAGVLVALPAEVPDVVKAEAERRGIRTRHFSVEPNSDTLTKISRLVDDGRVRPTVSSVYPLAEAQAAHEEGRAGHVRGKLVLDATTVAS
- a CDS encoding CaiB/BaiF CoA transferase family protein is translated as MTAHPSDIHSPDDQADETTGVGSTPARGPLHGIRVLDISTVYAAPITAMMLGDYGADVIKIEHPTGDPARTHGARKNGHGLWWKVISRNKTCITLNLGTAEGQQMLRDLVVDADVLVENFRPGVLEKWGLGPDRLRDLNPGLVMLRVTGFGQSGPYAERRAFGTLAEAMSGFAHQTGSEDGPPTLPPFGLADGVAGLAGAFGVVTALLHRNSPAGDGKGQVIDLSLLEPLLGILGPGPTAHDQLGTIAGRNGNRSPNNAPRNTYLTKDGRWVAISASATSVAARVMRLVGRPDIVEQPWFESAGERSRNGDLLDEAVAKWIADRPLHEVTAEFERVGAALAPIYDVAQLMNDPHVLDRDCITTIDDEDLGPIKMQNLMLRMLGTPGAINFAGRRLGQDNEQFYQNTLGIDPDRLTALTEKGVL